A window from Hymenobacter volaticus encodes these proteins:
- a CDS encoding helix-turn-helix domain-containing protein, with translation MILQTPSDYRTALRRMDALVAAGFEGNDALESEFRELIVALDTYEDKLGLLPIPNLPTSLADMIELKRQQMRLKQKDLAQLLEVPAGRLSQILSGKRRVTLDLAKRLYERLGIPPEFILKNA, from the coding sequence ATGATTCTTCAAACTCCATCTGACTACCGCACGGCCTTACGCCGAATGGACGCGCTGGTCGCCGCTGGTTTTGAAGGCAATGACGCGTTAGAATCAGAATTCCGGGAGCTCATAGTTGCACTCGACACGTATGAGGACAAGCTAGGCTTGCTACCAATACCGAATCTACCTACGTCCTTAGCGGATATGATAGAGCTGAAGCGGCAGCAAATGCGCCTTAAACAGAAGGACTTAGCTCAACTGCTAGAAGTGCCAGCCGGGCGCCTCTCGCAGATACTTAGTGGCAAGCGCCGGGTTACACTCGACTTGGCCAAACGGCTGTATGAGCGCCTAGGTATTCCACCGGAATTCATTTTAAAAAATGCCTAA
- the pdxA gene encoding 4-hydroxythreonine-4-phosphate dehydrogenase PdxA, giving the protein MLPRIGISVGDLAGIGPEIIYKTFLDARLLKFCTPVVYGTATVLFDDFPVAKDSESLTFRQVREAADIAPGKLNAVTCWEEDFALTPGQPTTASGTAARLSLLAASRDLKAGLLDALVTAPISKENTQADDFRYPGHTEFLTTFFGASESLMLLASEELRVATATGHIALKDVPSRVTHELLLTKLRILLKSLRQDFGIEKPKVAVLGLNPHAGENGLLGTEEQEVVTPVIQQLLQEGHLVFGPYPADGYFGTRQYRQFDATLSLYHDQGLIPFKSIAFERGVNFTAGLSVIRTSPDHGTAYGIAGQYKADETSFREALYMACDLVRQRAALAEIKPLVPSAAPRGGRYE; this is encoded by the coding sequence ATGCTCCCACGCATTGGCATATCTGTCGGCGACTTAGCTGGCATTGGACCGGAAATCATATATAAAACCTTCCTCGACGCGCGGCTGCTTAAGTTCTGCACCCCTGTTGTCTATGGTACCGCTACGGTGCTGTTCGACGATTTTCCGGTAGCCAAAGACAGTGAATCTCTTACCTTCCGCCAGGTGCGCGAGGCCGCTGACATTGCGCCAGGCAAGCTCAACGCCGTGACTTGTTGGGAAGAAGACTTTGCCCTTACTCCCGGTCAGCCCACCACCGCTAGCGGTACAGCCGCCCGACTGAGCTTACTTGCGGCCTCCCGCGACTTGAAAGCCGGCCTGCTAGATGCCCTTGTGACGGCCCCCATCAGCAAAGAAAATACCCAGGCCGACGATTTCCGCTACCCCGGTCACACCGAATTTCTAACCACCTTTTTTGGCGCCTCTGAGAGTCTGATGCTGCTTGCTAGCGAGGAATTGCGCGTAGCCACTGCCACAGGTCACATTGCCCTGAAGGACGTGCCTAGCCGTGTGACTCATGAACTATTACTCACAAAGCTGCGCATTCTACTGAAATCCTTGAGGCAGGATTTCGGCATTGAAAAACCAAAGGTGGCTGTGCTTGGGCTTAACCCGCATGCCGGCGAAAATGGCCTGCTTGGTACCGAAGAGCAAGAAGTTGTAACCCCAGTTATTCAACAGCTACTACAGGAAGGGCATTTGGTATTCGGCCCCTACCCCGCCGACGGGTACTTCGGCACTCGCCAATACCGCCAGTTCGATGCTACCCTTTCCCTCTACCACGACCAAGGCTTGATTCCATTCAAAAGCATAGCCTTCGAGCGAGGCGTCAACTTCACCGCGGGTTTGTCGGTCATTCGCACCTCCCCCGACCATGGCACCGCCTATGGGATAGCCGGTCAATACAAAGCTGACGAAACCTCGTTCCGCGAAGCCCTTTACATGGCCTGTGATTTGGTACGGCAGCGTGCCGCACTAGCTGAAATTAAACCCCTAGTGCCTAGTGCTGCCCCACGTGGCGGCCGGTACGAGTAG
- a CDS encoding M17 family peptidase N-terminal domain-containing protein translates to MSLELAHAADFPSIADTVFIVPAGTTELPISAAADLPEAARRYVADQLAADSKLIHLNQYSHHHYYIVAPSTDKITTHLAAEALRKSGHQLYAQLKADKVRQLYVVDLTETGALPLAEGLALTAYQFEGYKTDEKSHKAPTSRS, encoded by the coding sequence ATGTCGCTTGAACTTGCCCACGCCGCTGATTTTCCTTCCATTGCGGACACCGTTTTTATTGTGCCCGCTGGCACGACCGAGCTACCAATTTCCGCCGCCGCCGACCTACCCGAAGCGGCCCGCCGCTACGTAGCCGACCAACTAGCCGCTGATTCCAAGCTGATTCATCTCAATCAGTATTCGCACCACCACTATTATATAGTAGCGCCTAGCACCGACAAAATCACGACGCACCTTGCTGCTGAAGCGCTGCGCAAAAGCGGCCACCAGTTGTACGCGCAACTGAAAGCCGACAAAGTGCGCCAACTATACGTAGTCGACCTCACAGAAACCGGTGCCCTCCCTCTGGCCGAAGGTTTGGCACTGACAGCTTACCAGTTTGAAGGCTACAAAACCGATGAGAAGTCTCACAAAGCCCCGACCTCCAGAAGCTGA
- the rsmA gene encoding 16S rRNA (adenine(1518)-N(6)/adenine(1519)-N(6))-dimethyltransferase RsmA, protein MDSVKAKKHLGQHFLADTNIARKIVEALQLPDGVTEVLEIGPGMGVLTGTLLQNPSYRTSVVEIDRDSVAYLQKHFSALADRIHSQDFLKMDLGKLYNQQPISIIGNFPYNISSQIYFQVLAHRQQVREVVGMIQKEVADRLAEGPGSKTYGILSVLLQAYYRIEYLFTVPPHVFNPPPKVQSAVIRLTRNETEHLDCDEKLFFKVVKQAFATRRKTLRNALKPFGMPPEATTDPIFDKRAEQLSVADFVGLTKRVQAEMKSE, encoded by the coding sequence ATGGATTCCGTTAAAGCCAAAAAACACTTAGGCCAACATTTTCTGGCTGATACTAACATTGCCCGCAAAATAGTGGAGGCCTTGCAGTTGCCTGATGGCGTAACGGAAGTGCTGGAAATCGGGCCGGGCATGGGCGTATTGACCGGAACGCTGCTGCAGAACCCAAGCTACCGCACGTCGGTGGTGGAAATTGACCGGGATTCGGTGGCGTATTTGCAAAAGCACTTCTCGGCGCTAGCTGACCGAATTCACAGCCAGGACTTCTTGAAGATGGATTTAGGCAAGCTCTACAACCAGCAGCCTATCAGCATCATCGGTAACTTTCCTTACAATATCAGCAGCCAGATTTACTTCCAGGTGCTAGCCCACCGCCAGCAGGTGCGCGAAGTGGTGGGAATGATTCAGAAGGAAGTGGCCGACCGGTTGGCCGAGGGACCGGGCTCGAAAACCTATGGCATTCTGAGCGTGTTGCTGCAGGCCTACTATCGGATTGAATACCTGTTCACGGTGCCGCCGCACGTTTTCAACCCGCCGCCCAAGGTGCAATCGGCCGTTATCCGCCTGACGCGCAATGAAACCGAGCATTTGGACTGTGATGAAAAGCTGTTCTTTAAAGTGGTAAAGCAGGCGTTTGCCACGCGGCGCAAGACGTTGCGCAACGCGCTCAAGCCGTTCGGAATGCCGCCGGAAGCTACCACCGACCCAATCTTCGACAAACGCGCCGAGCAGTTGAGCGTTGCCGACTTTGTAGGGCTGACGAAGCGGGTGCAAGCAGAAATGAAGAGCGAGTAA
- a CDS encoding NAD(P)-dependent oxidoreductase, producing MLNAPEGNRDAVGEYAVGLLLALFRNIVRADHEVRAGQWRREANRGEEIQGKTIGLLGYGHMGRAFARRLSAFGCTVLAYDHDPAVLPDEYAALVDLGELQERAEVFSLHIPYSTANHHFVNEALLQGFRNPFWLLNTARGEVLDHAALVQCLQSGQVRGAALDVLDNEKLATLTPEQQARFDFLASASNVLLSPHVGAGRFSHIGA from the coding sequence TTGCTGAATGCTCCCGAAGGCAACCGCGACGCAGTAGGAGAGTATGCGGTAGGGCTGCTGCTGGCTTTATTCCGCAACATTGTGCGGGCCGACCACGAAGTGCGGGCCGGGCAGTGGCGACGGGAAGCGAACCGCGGCGAGGAAATCCAAGGGAAAACCATTGGGTTGTTGGGCTACGGGCACATGGGCCGGGCCTTTGCGCGTCGGCTGTCGGCATTCGGCTGCACGGTACTCGCTTACGACCACGACCCGGCCGTATTACCCGACGAGTACGCCGCATTGGTTGACTTAGGTGAGCTACAGGAGCGGGCAGAGGTTTTTAGCTTACATATTCCGTACTCAACGGCAAATCACCATTTCGTAAACGAAGCGTTACTGCAAGGTTTCCGTAATCCATTTTGGCTGCTCAACACTGCCCGCGGCGAAGTGCTTGATCACGCTGCCCTCGTGCAGTGCTTACAAAGCGGCCAAGTACGCGGCGCGGCGCTAGACGTGCTCGACAATGAGAAGCTAGCTACCCTGACGCCGGAGCAGCAAGCCCGCTTCGACTTCTTGGCTAGTGCATCAAACGTGCTCTTGTCGCCGCACGTGGGGGCTGGACGTTTCAGTCATATCGGCGCATAA
- a CDS encoding HIT domain-containing protein, translating into MASIFSRIVAGELPAYKVAEDDQHLAFLDITPLVEGHTLVIPKREVDYIFDLPAEELAALHLFAQRVAKGVAAAVPCKRIGVAVIGLEVPHAHIHLIPMNNVSDMNFANPKIKVAENRMKELATAIAAQVPAANGASRKPDSLDSKGSRETTETNEPAATQGASDSASEQLQQLTQGLVFMSESDAPLEPVSYSARTAN; encoded by the coding sequence ATGGCTTCCATTTTCTCCCGTATCGTGGCTGGCGAGCTGCCCGCGTATAAGGTTGCGGAAGACGACCAGCACCTGGCGTTTCTCGACATCACGCCCCTTGTAGAAGGCCACACGCTCGTGATTCCCAAGCGGGAAGTGGATTACATCTTTGATTTGCCGGCCGAGGAGTTGGCGGCACTGCACCTGTTTGCGCAACGCGTAGCGAAAGGTGTGGCGGCGGCCGTGCCGTGTAAGCGTATCGGTGTCGCGGTTATTGGTTTGGAAGTACCCCACGCGCACATTCATTTGATTCCGATGAACAACGTGTCGGATATGAACTTCGCCAACCCCAAAATAAAAGTAGCCGAGAACCGAATGAAGGAACTGGCCACTGCCATTGCCGCGCAAGTGCCTGCCGCTAATGGAGCTTCGCGAAAGCCAGATTCTTTGGACTCGAAAGGCAGCCGCGAAACTACCGAAACCAACGAGCCCGCCGCAACCCAAGGCGCCTCCGATAGCGCGTCGGAGCAATTGCAGCAACTCACCCAAGGCCTTGTGTTTATGAGCGAATCGGATGCACCGCTCGAGCCGGTGAGTTACTCTGCCCGGACGGCGAATTAA
- a CDS encoding nuclease A inhibitor family protein: MLGEPAGTQVESKELTLFLRNHTADQGVLGDPAQANRFKALQMYMKQELQDTKVYRVGTGPQIKAYALGKTEDGKLAGFKTVLTET; the protein is encoded by the coding sequence GTGCTCGGGGAGCCCGCAGGTACCCAGGTTGAAAGCAAGGAGCTGACCCTTTTCCTGCGCAACCATACCGCCGACCAAGGCGTGCTCGGCGACCCCGCACAAGCCAACCGCTTCAAGGCGCTGCAAATGTATATGAAGCAGGAACTGCAAGACACTAAAGTATATCGGGTGGGCACCGGTCCGCAGATAAAAGCCTACGCGCTAGGCAAGACCGAAGACGGCAAGCTGGCAGGCTTTAAAACGGTGCTAACGGAGACCTAG
- a CDS encoding endonuclease V has product MIVALDVYYRQEEAKAVGVTFEAWHSTVLTSKHEVTLSGLEPYEPGAFYKRELPCLLAVLEQINLAEVECLVIDGYVVLDDDGRPGLGWHLYQHLEEKVPVVGVAKTRFFHSGRQVIGVLRGQSMTPLYVTSAGINVEAAAAFIEKMAGPFRMPTLLQELDSLTRS; this is encoded by the coding sequence ATGATAGTGGCATTGGACGTGTATTACCGCCAAGAGGAGGCCAAGGCTGTTGGCGTCACGTTTGAGGCGTGGCATAGCACAGTGCTAACCAGCAAGCATGAGGTGACGCTTTCTGGATTAGAACCTTACGAACCAGGGGCATTCTATAAGCGGGAGCTACCCTGTTTGCTGGCCGTCCTGGAGCAAATCAACTTAGCTGAGGTTGAATGCCTGGTAATAGACGGATACGTAGTGCTTGATGACGATGGTCGGCCCGGGTTAGGCTGGCATCTATACCAGCATCTAGAGGAAAAAGTACCGGTTGTTGGAGTAGCAAAAACGCGCTTCTTTCATTCGGGCCGCCAGGTAATTGGGGTGCTGCGCGGTCAGAGCATGACTCCGCTTTACGTGACTAGCGCCGGAATAAACGTGGAGGCTGCCGCTGCTTTCATTGAAAAAATGGCGGGTCCTTTCCGAATGCCCACCTTGCTTCAAGAGCTAGATTCACTCACAAGAAGTTGA
- a CDS encoding M28 family peptidase produces MRVRSFALLAGGIFTTGTAFAQSTEIPKPLRNPLDKVSAADYKAHVQYLADDKLQGRLPGTAGYQMAVNYVVEQYKKRGVLPAGENGTYLQTVRLRRAFTEPGATLRLQASQGSEQALTYGSDFTFYPNPAEASTTVAAPLVFAGFGISAPELGYDDYAGLDAKGKIVVVTREEPKQFPDAVRLYNTDVLTILQTAAQHGAVGVLLAAVKPTVHLPEPPKGVVSVLGTDGKVAVSRTYGGPQLRVLGSVSAATLQRLFAGAATDTTAALASLRAGKPASVALLPRLTATQRTRYQDVESYNVVGKIQGADPKLRDEYVVHTAHLDHLGVGTTVEGDSIYNGAHDNATGVASLLEIAGVYSRLKEKPRRSVLITMVTGEEMGLLGSAYFARNPTVPKSQIVANINTDMPTIIAPLLSVVALGAENSSLAAPVAEATKALNLTVEADPEPAQNRFIRSDQYSFVTQGIPALHIKYGNKTADGQNNLSLQVQKWRARYYHKPQDGMNGQFDFDAGRKYAQLNFLIGYLIANNPTRPTWNTGNFFGERFAKK; encoded by the coding sequence ATGAGGGTACGGTCATTTGCGCTTTTAGCAGGAGGTATATTCACAACGGGCACCGCATTTGCTCAATCCACCGAGATACCCAAGCCGCTTCGCAACCCCCTAGATAAAGTTAGTGCAGCTGACTACAAGGCGCACGTGCAGTACCTAGCGGATGACAAGCTGCAAGGCCGACTACCCGGCACGGCGGGCTACCAGATGGCAGTGAACTATGTGGTGGAGCAATACAAGAAGCGTGGGGTGCTGCCCGCCGGCGAAAACGGCACTTATCTGCAAACCGTACGCCTGCGGCGCGCTTTCACCGAGCCGGGCGCTACCCTGCGCCTACAAGCGTCACAAGGCTCGGAGCAAGCGCTGACGTATGGTTCCGATTTTACGTTCTATCCCAATCCGGCGGAAGCAAGCACAACGGTGGCTGCGCCGCTGGTGTTTGCTGGTTTCGGTATCAGCGCCCCCGAACTAGGCTACGACGATTACGCGGGTCTCGACGCGAAGGGCAAAATCGTGGTGGTGACACGGGAAGAGCCTAAGCAGTTTCCGGATGCGGTGCGCCTCTACAATACCGATGTGCTGACCATTTTGCAAACGGCGGCTCAGCACGGTGCGGTAGGCGTACTACTGGCCGCTGTGAAGCCCACCGTTCACCTGCCCGAGCCACCTAAAGGTGTGGTAAGTGTGTTAGGCACCGATGGCAAAGTGGCTGTGTCGCGTACTTACGGTGGCCCTCAATTGCGCGTGTTAGGCTCGGTAAGCGCCGCCACCTTGCAGCGGCTTTTCGCTGGCGCTGCTACCGACACCACAGCGGCTTTGGCATCGTTGCGGGCGGGCAAGCCGGCTTCGGTGGCTCTTCTGCCGCGCCTTACAGCTACCCAACGCACTCGTTACCAGGACGTGGAGAGCTACAACGTAGTCGGTAAGATCCAGGGTGCAGACCCCAAATTGCGCGATGAATATGTGGTGCATACTGCCCACCTCGACCACCTTGGCGTAGGTACGACTGTGGAAGGCGACTCCATTTACAACGGCGCCCACGACAACGCTACGGGTGTAGCCAGCCTGCTGGAAATTGCGGGGGTGTATAGCCGCCTCAAGGAGAAGCCCCGCCGGTCTGTGCTCATTACCATGGTGACCGGGGAAGAAATGGGCTTGCTCGGCTCCGCTTACTTCGCTCGTAACCCTACGGTACCCAAAAGCCAAATAGTGGCTAACATCAATACCGACATGCCCACCATTATTGCACCGCTGCTTTCGGTGGTAGCATTAGGAGCCGAAAACTCTTCTTTGGCTGCCCCCGTGGCCGAAGCAACCAAGGCGCTCAATTTAACGGTGGAAGCTGACCCCGAGCCGGCGCAAAACCGCTTTATTCGCTCTGACCAGTACAGCTTCGTAACCCAAGGTATTCCAGCCCTGCACATCAAGTACGGCAACAAAACCGCGGACGGGCAGAACAACCTTAGCTTGCAAGTACAGAAGTGGCGTGCCCGCTACTATCACAAGCCACAAGATGGTATGAACGGCCAGTTCGATTTCGACGCCGGGCGGAAATATGCACAGCTAAACTTTTTGATTGGCTACTTAATCGCCAACAACCCTACGCGCCCGACCTGGAACACCGGTAATTTCTTCGGCGAGCGGTTTGCCAAGAAGTAG
- a CDS encoding AI-2E family transporter: protein MADNIYSNRQQSVLLITCLLVLAGLILFGLGGYITGFLGAGILFVVFRPWFKALVHQRGWNRHVVTIGILIFALVVIILPFTALTLMLVNRISYYGQDTSQIMAVLHTIERKIGYTFTNEQTVRSLLQQSVAWLSQRLPSLATSLLHFIVIIGLMLFTLYFMYTQEGSFLKGLRRYLPFRDGTIEELGESLKNNVNANVLGQALISFVQALLTGLTLWIFQVPDALFWGMVSFFLAFVPVLGTPLVWLPAAVLKLTQGATGQGVGILLMGFIVIMNIDNLLRIMLARRIGDIHPLITLAGVVLGVNIFGILGLVLGPLLLSYFIVLMKVFERENRLRAITKAKSSNS, encoded by the coding sequence ATGGCTGATAATATCTACTCTAACCGGCAGCAGTCTGTGCTGCTGATAACCTGTTTGTTGGTGCTGGCGGGCCTTATTCTGTTCGGGCTTGGCGGCTATATCACCGGCTTTTTAGGGGCTGGTATCTTGTTCGTGGTATTCCGCCCTTGGTTCAAGGCGTTGGTGCATCAGCGCGGCTGGAACCGACACGTAGTAACCATCGGCATCTTGATTTTTGCGCTGGTAGTCATCATCCTGCCCTTTACGGCCCTAACCCTGATGCTCGTCAACCGCATCAGCTACTACGGCCAGGATACAAGCCAAATTATGGCTGTATTGCATACCATCGAGCGCAAGATTGGCTACACCTTCACCAACGAGCAAACCGTGCGGTCGTTGCTGCAACAAAGCGTGGCGTGGCTTAGTCAGCGTCTGCCGTCATTAGCTACCAGTTTGCTGCATTTCATCGTCATCATTGGGCTGATGCTGTTCACGTTGTACTTTATGTACACTCAGGAAGGTAGTTTCCTGAAAGGCTTACGCCGCTACCTCCCTTTCCGCGATGGCACGATAGAAGAGCTTGGCGAATCATTGAAAAACAATGTGAATGCCAACGTACTCGGGCAGGCGCTAATCTCGTTCGTTCAAGCTTTGCTTACCGGGCTTACACTCTGGATTTTCCAGGTTCCCGATGCCTTGTTCTGGGGCATGGTGTCGTTTTTCCTGGCTTTTGTGCCGGTGCTAGGCACGCCATTAGTGTGGCTGCCAGCCGCCGTCCTGAAGCTAACGCAAGGCGCTACCGGGCAGGGCGTTGGCATTCTGCTTATGGGGTTTATCGTCATCATGAACATCGACAACTTATTGCGCATCATGCTAGCCCGCCGCATCGGCGATATTCACCCCCTTATTACCTTAGCCGGTGTGGTGTTAGGCGTGAATATCTTTGGCATTCTAGGTCTGGTTCTCGGCCCGTTGCTCCTCTCCTACTTCATCGTGTTAATGAAGGTATTCGAGCGCGAAAACCGGCTGCGTGCTATCACCAAAGCAAAGTCATCCAACTCATAA
- a CDS encoding MFS transporter, which produces MASFHGIWSLAGFIGAAIGTLMIGYGATIVVHFALITAVVALGILLMRPYLLPMDAGHDPNQPIFVLPDKSLLLLGVLAFCSLLCEGTMFDWSGVYFNKVVHAEKAWAGVGFTAFMSTMAAGRFVADWFTDRFGRRRTLQLSGLFSASGLVLAVLLPTLVPATIGFMLVGVGVSSVVPLVYGAAGRSTVMSPGMALAAVSTVGFAGFLLGPPVIGLVAGATSLRVSFAIIAVMGLCVTALASRARV; this is translated from the coding sequence ATGGCCTCTTTCCATGGTATCTGGAGTTTGGCAGGCTTTATTGGGGCCGCTATTGGCACCCTCATGATTGGCTACGGCGCCACCATTGTGGTACACTTCGCACTTATCACGGCCGTCGTGGCGCTGGGCATCCTGCTGATGCGTCCCTACCTACTGCCCATGGATGCCGGCCACGACCCCAACCAGCCCATCTTCGTGCTTCCCGATAAGTCGCTGCTGTTGCTAGGCGTGCTGGCGTTCTGTTCCCTGCTCTGCGAGGGCACTATGTTCGACTGGAGCGGCGTGTATTTCAACAAAGTTGTGCATGCTGAAAAAGCCTGGGCCGGGGTCGGTTTCACAGCCTTTATGAGTACTATGGCCGCCGGGCGCTTCGTAGCCGACTGGTTTACCGACCGGTTTGGCCGGCGGCGCACTCTGCAACTGAGTGGCTTGTTTTCGGCTTCGGGTTTGGTACTGGCAGTGCTGCTGCCTACCCTGGTGCCCGCCACCATTGGCTTTATGCTGGTGGGCGTGGGCGTGTCGTCGGTGGTGCCGCTGGTTTATGGTGCGGCGGGGCGCTCCACGGTTATGTCGCCGGGAATGGCGCTGGCGGCGGTATCTACAGTGGGCTTTGCGGGTTTTCTGCTCGGGCCGCCGGTTATCGGCTTGGTGGCAGGGGCTACCAGCTTGCGGGTATCGTTTGCCATTATTGCCGTGATGGGGCTGTGCGTTACGGCCCTAGCAAGCCGGGCACGGGTGTAG
- a CDS encoding thioredoxin family protein, whose amino-acid sequence MKEEDRQQVHDVNDEELRRLTHDHLKVFAKFTSESCEICELLAPPFAKFAGRENFKSILFLRLNSDENPVAKKMMQEKVAPFFVSYCQGRILECDTLTEEQHVSDMLQRLRELEPMAL is encoded by the coding sequence ATGAAAGAAGAAGATCGACAGCAGGTGCATGATGTAAATGACGAAGAATTGCGTCGGCTTACGCATGATCACCTAAAAGTATTTGCCAAGTTTACTTCTGAAAGTTGCGAAATCTGCGAGTTGCTAGCGCCTCCCTTCGCAAAGTTTGCTGGCAGAGAAAACTTCAAAAGCATCTTGTTTCTGCGCCTCAACTCCGACGAGAATCCGGTGGCCAAGAAGATGATGCAGGAAAAAGTAGCGCCGTTTTTCGTGTCTTATTGCCAAGGCCGGATTTTGGAGTGCGATACACTAACCGAAGAGCAGCACGTGTCAGATATGCTTCAAAGGCTGCGCGAGCTAGAACCTATGGCGTTGTAA
- a CDS encoding YdcF family protein — translation MLKKAHTEAADLITLLHLAGVPDSVIIKEDRSRNTRENALFTKQIVAARPELDTLVLVTSAFHQRRALGCFHKVGLHPLPFPAGFRSTDRALTPDYWLVPGADTLGGWSLLLHEITGYLIYKALGYC, via the coding sequence ATGCTGAAGAAAGCTCATACCGAAGCTGCGGATCTTATCACACTGCTGCATCTGGCTGGCGTCCCCGATTCGGTTATCATCAAGGAAGACCGCAGCCGCAACACCCGCGAAAACGCCTTGTTCACCAAGCAAATAGTAGCCGCACGCCCCGAACTCGATACGTTGGTGTTGGTCACCTCGGCGTTCCATCAACGCCGCGCCCTTGGCTGCTTCCATAAAGTAGGTCTGCACCCACTACCGTTTCCCGCTGGTTTCCGCTCCACCGACCGCGCCCTCACCCCCGACTACTGGCTCGTACCCGGCGCCGATACGCTCGGTGGCTGGAGCCTGCTGCTGCATGAAATAACCGGCTACCTCATCTACAAAGCACTAGGCTATTGCTGA
- a CDS encoding RNA polymerase sigma factor, with product MQRLRDRDESAMTLFYDRYSAALYGVIMRIVKKEEEAEDVLQESMVKIWNSFGSYDAGKGRLFTWVMNVCRNLAIDKIRSRQYRVGSRTQPLEDSAAVREPASPTFRPEHIGLQEMTKQLNPDQQQVVDMLYFGGYTQSEVAEELNLPLGTVKTRARAAIKVLSKLIR from the coding sequence GTGCAGCGCCTCCGTGACCGGGACGAGTCGGCCATGACCTTATTTTACGACCGATACTCGGCAGCGCTTTATGGCGTCATCATGCGTATCGTCAAAAAAGAAGAGGAAGCCGAAGATGTGCTCCAAGAGAGCATGGTCAAAATTTGGAACTCTTTCGGATCATATGATGCTGGAAAGGGGCGACTCTTTACCTGGGTAATGAATGTATGCCGGAATTTGGCTATTGACAAAATCCGGTCTCGACAGTACCGCGTAGGTAGTCGTACACAACCGCTTGAGGACAGCGCCGCAGTACGTGAGCCCGCATCTCCCACGTTCCGGCCCGAGCACATCGGCTTGCAGGAAATGACCAAACAACTCAACCCCGACCAACAGCAGGTCGTCGATATGCTGTACTTCGGAGGTTACACCCAAAGTGAAGTAGCCGAAGAGCTAAATCTGCCCCTGGGCACGGTAAAAACCCGCGCCAGAGCAGCTATTAAAGTACTTTCAAAATTGATTCGATAG
- a CDS encoding anti-sigma factor, which translates to MDTQQYIESGILEEYALGILSDAERSEVERLAAIHPEIRHELDAIVMGLDAYAEAHSLTPPADMRERVLAGWQQAIRQQDSVNDTNPVVPLTTAPTPAPQPVAATPPPVSTPIPEPVVRPISSVPEPIQTQAPARGFGWLMAASVALLLSLGGNYMLYNRWQHTQSELFAARNDQARFAATQQASQKLMTTQRQELAVLRDEQFRHVTLAGTPAAPTAKARVLYNPSTRAVYVDVRSLPAPPAGKQYQLWALDKGKPVDAGVLAATTAAGEGLQQMKDIASAQAFAMTVENEGGSPTPTLATMTVVGNI; encoded by the coding sequence GTGGACACTCAGCAATACATCGAATCAGGCATTCTGGAAGAATATGCATTGGGCATATTATCGGATGCCGAGCGCTCCGAGGTGGAGCGTCTCGCTGCCATCCATCCCGAGATTCGGCACGAACTAGACGCCATTGTTATGGGCCTCGATGCGTATGCCGAGGCGCATTCTCTCACACCTCCGGCCGACATGCGGGAGCGAGTATTAGCGGGTTGGCAGCAAGCCATTCGCCAGCAGGATTCTGTGAATGATACAAATCCTGTTGTGCCATTGACTACTGCGCCCACCCCGGCTCCGCAACCCGTAGCGGCGACTCCGCCACCCGTAAGCACGCCCATTCCCGAACCTGTCGTGCGCCCGATTAGTAGTGTACCAGAACCTATCCAGACGCAGGCTCCGGCCCGTGGGTTTGGGTGGCTAATGGCGGCTTCGGTGGCCTTACTATTGAGCTTGGGCGGCAACTATATGCTCTATAACCGCTGGCAGCATACGCAGTCCGAGTTGTTTGCAGCGCGCAACGACCAAGCTCGTTTCGCTGCCACACAGCAAGCTTCGCAAAAGCTGATGACCACCCAGCGCCAAGAGTTGGCGGTGCTCCGCGACGAGCAGTTCCGGCACGTAACGCTGGCTGGTACGCCGGCCGCGCCTACCGCTAAAGCGCGCGTGCTCTACAACCCGTCTACGCGCGCCGTGTATGTCGACGTACGTAGCCTACCCGCGCCTCCTGCTGGCAAACAGTATCAACTATGGGCTCTCGACAAAGGAAAGCCAGTTGATGCCGGAGTGCTAGCTGCAACTACAGCAGCGGGTGAAGGACTTCAGCAGATGAAAGACATTGCTAGTGCTCAAGCCTTTGCCATGACGGTGGAAAATGAAGGCGGTAGCCCAACGCCTACGTTAGCAACGATGACCGTAGTAGGTAATATTTAG